The window tatttctatTCATTTCCAAGTGTTGCATGCTCTTTCTTTATAATCTTCAATTAGAGTTGTACCCGATTTTAACTTTTTAGATCATGGATTCATGAGCTGGGTTCTTATTGTATCATGAGTTGAGTTTGTCATGTGAACCTGATTACTCCACTTATCAATATGATTGACGCACCGCTTGAAATTGGCGTGGGACGCGCCTAGACCAAGAGGGGATTTGAATTAAGTTGAACCCAATTACCACTAGATTATGTTTGGGCTTGTTAATATGTATTCACAATCAATTTGTTAaggtttattattaaaagaattaataaaataactttaattattttattttaaattttagttaattaattaataaaagtataaaaactattattataattttcttaacaactcttttgtttatatcatttatatgataattaaatataataatataaatattaaaaaaatcatatatgcatcatcatttatttcttattaaatgtatttaaattaaataaattatagttttaatattaaatatattatcatttatttcattaatcttattttaaaaaattattatcactttacttttaaattttgtatatttatccttttaattttatttaattttgaatgttttcttaaatattaaaaatataaatttatttaaataataataaaatatataataatgaaattctaatattttataaattaaaattaatttgataacataaataataaattattaaaaccaatatattcttatttattgatattttttttatcgtacttatgtcaattacacttataaaataactttaccatgtgtattcttatttattttatcattttttagagtttttctttaacatttttatgaattgtgaataatttttttctcatcgATATTTATATGTGATATATCTATCTTTAccaatatttcaaaccttgcATAGATGATGTCATCAACTTTCCTTTAGGATATGAATTGGCCAAGTCATGATAATCTTCTTCGGTGTCATATACTAGGAAAACCTTTTAGTCGATCGAACTCTCAAGTTCAATGAACCTTTTAGTTGAGAGATATTCTAATTGGAAAACAATTAGTTGTAGCCTCACATAACAAGATGATCTTCTTGGATAATAGTGAAAGCTTTGTAATGACAATTTTTGAGATGACaatgaaaacttttaaaataagatgAAAGACTTCTTGAATGATAAGGAATACTTCTCAAGTGATGAGGAAGGTTTTTCGAATAATAATACAATAAGGACGACTTCTTGAATGACAAGAAAGACTTCTCaaataacaataagaaaaatttcTCGATTGACAAGAGATACTTCTTGGATGACAAAGAAGGTTTTGAGATAGCATATTACCCTACTCCCCTAATGTCCATTgtgaaaactattaaaaaacacGTGTTGCTATTAAGTTAAACATTGAAATGATGTGAAAACATAATGCAAAATTTAATAGAGTAATAAATATTTCCTAACCacttgtcaattttttttagttaaaaacatttctcttCCTTGATGACTTTATTGCAAGGCAATTTCCAACCTACTCAAAATTATTGAACAAATCACCTTTGTAAGTAAAGACTTTTTTTCCTACCAACCAATATAATTTCAACTAAGATGATCTTTTAggtaattttcctttttgaaaatcCACTATCATTCTAACCATcaataagcttttttttttttaaaccttaaTAGTTGATAAGACatctttttttatcttaattgtTAATAGGACAATTTTGTTGTTGTAACCATAtaccaaacacattttttttttttttaagtatctATTCCGACGAGTTTTCGTTACAATGtacattttgaaattattaagtATACGACCAATAATACAATATATGTTATTTCCGAATTCATCAAAAGATAGTTTTACTCATGGGACAAATGATCACACCCAAATATTTACTTCTTATGAAAACAAACAGGGGCATCATATATTTGAGAGTGGAACATAATCTAATTTCCATACGAATATGTAACATatgaataaaagtaaaaaacaaatgaaagacAAATAATTTACTTTCCATGTTTCAACTCACATAAtatctgttttagttgttttaagtaattttttgttttgtgtcgtgtttattttttgtttttacttaaatttaaatagattttaatttaacttagttataagtataatttaatagtattaagtattatgtttgttttttattattttatttttgctaagtattaattattaatagGGGGTGGGTTGTGTTGACATTGTGTTCGGATcgtttcaaaaaaattatttgtaacattcaacaagaaaaaatcaaatatatttattttttaaaaataagtaataaataaaaaaaattaaaaacaaataatttaaaatctgaAAGTAAATTACATTCggtattaagttaaaaaaccaAATACCACCTTAATCATTCActagataatttttatttttagccaTATATTAGACAATTTCTTACTTAAACAATCCACCAAACAAATTCATGTGTTTAAAATATATTAcgtaattttcctttttagtgatatatcaaacaaatttttgtctTAACCATACGCCTCAACCACCCATCCATTTGGTGAACTCCCATAGAAAGATATGTTTCTTCTCCTCCAAGTTGAGTATAGAAACAACCTTTTGGAGAGACTTAGTCAAGTCTTCTTCCAAGAGAACAATAAAGAAACTATAGGCATGACACGACAAACCTACATTAGGTAGAAGTCATTTCCTTGTTTCAGACTCTATATTACCTCAATATAGCTTAAAAGTAGAAATGTTGGCGGAGTCCATCGTTaatatttcacaaaataaaatattcaaaacatATTAAAGGTGAGAAAAAATTATCacgaaataaaaataaattaatgaaaaaaattgtaaaagaaaaaattcttagtaaaaataattaagttcaaaataataataaaaatccattAAGTGTgtaaatatttcaagaaatagtgttaagattaatataataattggACAAAGCAatgcattattaaaaaaatgtatttttattttatttttaattttgatgatattgtttgactgaattttctttttatttaatcaaaattaagagagtatggattgaattttaataccaTCAAATTATGTTGATGAAATCGTTCAATTAAACGACAAAGATGACAAGTGTTAAATCATGATTAAACTCtagaatgaatgaatttttaacttGTTGAATGTCTtaagttttgaataaaattaatttatttacaaaaaaaaatatttataaaataaatcttttatcaaaataatgaTCAAATTAGCGCGTTGGATATCCACGTcacaaattcttttttctttttttgtaacaTATTATTTTAGCTCAGAACTCTAAACTTTGGATTAAGATATTTTGTTGAAACGGATGGCTTAgctttcactaaaaaaaaattccacctGTTTGTGGGGGTAAATTCGTGAATTGCGCATCCTCTCTTCATCGGTGTTTTCTTTCCAGTTTCCACCCCAAAAAACATGAGGGTAAAAAGTCATAACAAAATAAGCTTTGGAAAATtgcattttaataaatattttcattaatttgaaacaaaaaaaagtttACAAAGTTTTgacttaatatatttaattaaaaataattaagattttttgtCATCTTTTAGATGaaagataattaatttgatcatctaaatactatattttaatttgaatcataactatttttaataaacatattaaatttaaactatttttaaataattttttttttttaatttgaccACAAAACACACTTTTTCGTTCCGGTTTTGGATCAATTGTATTTAGTCTTAGGtcatgattgaaatttaaactAGAGCCACGTCCCACTCAACCAGCAGATCGTAAATAATGGTACCACGAGGGACGGGGAATTGTATTTATTGGTAGATGTGATGGATTCAACAgactgaatttttgtctttcacATTGAGTTTGGTTCATAGACTTCAAATGCTGAGGGTAGGTAGTTCCTGATAAACTTactattttcctttaatttagtttgaaaattaGTGCTTCTATTCAACCGTAAGCATGATTGAATCTGCTGTAATGGCGGGCATGTTCATCAATAAGAATGGATAAAGAAAGGTGCATTAAGACGTGAAAAGACGAATTTTTTTGTCCATGGGTGGTGGTGGGAGGAGAAAGTTCAAATTTAGGAGGATGCGACTCCTTACATACGGCACAGGGTTGAATACTGGAGCTTCTAACATTCAACCAGTGGGCGCACGTGATGGAAAATTGGGGCAGAAACGTGCGACTTGGGTGCAGGGTGCATGGTAAGCATACGGGGGCGTCCACTCTGGAATCTCACTcatcaaaaagaaataaaagagatGGATGAGCGATTGAATAAGGTAACAAAGTCCAGAAAAGCCAAATGAAATCTAATTTGAAGTCCGTCTACCAACCATCGACGGCAGAGCGGAAGTTGAGAGAGGCCATCCGTAACCTTAGAGCCGATCTCAGCCTCAAACTAAGCTCCGGTGGTGCTTAGATTAAGGAGGATTAGGGTTCGTATTGGTTCGCTGTTAGTAGTTCCGGTCGAAGTGGATGGGCCAATCAGCTTCTACTTCTGCGATATCATCAGGATCTAGTCGCCGAGGCAGCAATCACCCTCATCGATCCCGGAGTAAATCAATGGTGCAGATCCCTTCGATGCAGGTCGAAGAAAACGTTCAGTTTCGGCAGATCGATGAAGACTTGGACTACATCTCCGATCTGCCCGACGAATGCTTGGCTTGCATTTTCCAGTCGCTTGGATCTGGTGATCGCAAACAGTGCTCACTCGTCTGTCGGCGATGGCTCCGGATTGAGGGTCAGACCCGTCATCGACTTTCTCTCAATGCACACTCCGATCTACTTACCGTCGTTCCTTCTCTATTCTCTAGGTTTGACGCGGTGACGAAACTCGCTCTCAAATGTGATCGGAGATCTGTTAGCATTGGCGACGATGCCCTTATACTCATTTCTCTCGGGTGCAGGAATCTGACTCGTCTCAAACTCCGCGCTTGCCGTGAATTGACCGATGCCGGCATGGGGGTTTTTGCGAAGAATTGCAAAGGGTTGAAAAAGCTTTCATGTGGATCTTGTACCTTTGGAGCCAAGGGCATGAGCGCAGTCCTAGATAATTGCTCTGCTCTCGAAGAGTTATCCGTGAAGCGCCTCCGAGGAATCTCCGATGGATCGGCTGTGGACCAGATTGGGCCCGGTGTAGCTGCATCATCTCTCAAAACAATATGCTTGAAGGAGCAGTATAATGGACAGTGTTTCTGGCCGCTTATTATCGGCGCCAAGAATCTACGGACACTAAAACTCTTCAGGTGTTCTGGGGATTGCGACAACCTTCTCCAGCTTGTTGCTAATCGAACTACTAGTATGGTTGAAATCCATCTGGAAAGGCTTCAAGTTAGTGATCTCGGCCTAGTAGCTATATCGCATTTTTTGGATCTTGAGATCTTACACCTTGTGAAGACTTCCGAGTGCACGAATGCAGGACTTGTGTCAGTAGCTGAACGATGTAAACTTCTGAGGAAGCTTCACATTGATGGATGGAAGGCAAACAGGATAGGCGATGAAGGTCTAAGTGCGGTTGCAAAATGTTGCCCCAATCTTCAGGAACTTGTTCTTATTGGTGTCAATCCCACAAAGTTGAGTTTGGAGATGCTGGCTGCAAATTGCCAGAATCTGGAGCGGTTGGCATTGTGTGCGAGTGATACTGTTGGTGATGCCGAGATTTCTTGTATTGCTGCAAAATGCTTAGCATTGAAGAAGCTATGTATCAAGAGCTGCCCTGTTTCGGATCAGGGTATGAGAGCACTTGCATGCGGATGCCCTAATTTGGTGAAGGTGAAGGTTAAGAAGTGCAGGGCAGTGACTTATGAGGGTGCGGATGGATTGAGGGCAAGTAGGGAATCACTGGCTGTCAATTTAGACACGGGTGAAACTGAGCATCAAGATGCAAGTGCTAGTGATGGTGGGGCACAGGAAAATGCAGTTGAATTGCCTCCCTTGGCCAGTCAAAATGGAGCTGCTAATATTGCTTCGAGCAGTTCTGGTCGATCAAACTCTCTTAAGGCAAGGTTAGGGCTTCTAACGGGAAGGAATTTAGTGGCCTCAACTTTGAGAAGGTGGACAAGCAGTAACAGCAGTTCCCGGGGTAATCAGAGAAGTAACTGAACAGAACTTGGGAAATGAAAAACACTGTTGATCTagttacattattttttattgtattttctgCTCCTGTCTTTTGTGTATCTATCCTTGTGTGTTTTATTGCCTGAAATGAACATCTAGTGTCTGGGGTTGGATTTTATCAGTTCCACCCTTTTTCCCCTCTTTGGTTTATCTCATATACTTACTGGAACTGTTGCTTTTTTCGTTGGTAACTTACTCTGTTGACACTGTCTTGTGACAATTGGAAGAGCAGTAGGAGAAAATATGTGGAATAGATCAGTATATTGTCAGATATTAATTAATAACTGGCTAGGATGATATGTaagataattttcaattttcttccctttccttGGTTACTTCAATTTGAAGGAAACATGATATAATCCATAACTAGCTCTCATGTTAGTTGTGGCGATAAACAACTCTTTGCTTTTGAATAGTTATTAGCTCATCCTCTGTGGATTCTTGCACTTTTTTTGGTGGCAGTAGTAACATATGTTGAGAGAACATGTATTGATTCCTTATATGTTTTCTATCATTTTAGCTAAGTAACCATATGAAGCTCACACATATTGCAAATGATGGTTATTTCTTTTGTGCTCTTTGGGTGTATACAGCTTAGAAAGTCAGTTGACATCTTTCACTGTGAGTAACTTGGCTTTTTTATGAACATGCTGGATGAGCTATCTGGTTCCATTGTCAAACCTGCTAACTATTGCAGTTTGATATGCTCCTTTGTTAGTAGTGTGTGTATATATAGATTACATGGTATAACTATCAATACACCATCTGGTCTATCCAGTTTTATATTTGGATATGCTTGTATATCTCTTGGTTGGCAGGGTCCAAAGGCAACACACACCCTGACCCACTAAAGGTGATGTCATGTAACTATTTGCATGATGAGCCTGGTGGGCCATTATTCTGTGGTCTCACATATGGTGGTTCAGGTATGGTGAGTACACCTTGTTGCAATACCTCCTGCATATGATGAGATAAGAAAACTTCTGCACCAATGCTCTCTATCTTTACAAACAGTCGACCTGAAGAGCCATAAAATCACAATTTCTTTAGCCTtggtttaatatttttgtatgcCAAGAAAGAAAAGGTGCTTAGAGCTTCATGTCTATCTATCTTCTCTATTATggtttatatcatttatatattatggGTTACATTTGCTTGTAAAATATGGTAGTGTGCTCTTTGGTACTAATGCAATTGAAGTTACTTTTTTCTAATACTTCTTGATCAAGTTGGTTTAATTGTAGTTGGCTAAGTTTAATGTAGGACAACTCTCGAATGGATGTATACAATCAAATTGGTGGGCTAGGgtttaaggagaggaacaagggaCAAAATTTATGGAAggagaaatatataaaataaatatataggcAAAGAGgataagaagatgaagaagagatATAAATCTAAGagtcactaaggccttctagaagtctcacctagaagaaaatcaatggagtctcaacATTGAGAGCTGCAAAGCATGCAGGAAAGCATGATTTTATTAATCCATTAATACTTAAACCGATTTTACATCAATGAGTCATATTTATAGcctttagaaaattttagaatttgaataaaaatatgaaaaagtaaaCCTAACCTATCTATTAACTATTTGAGactcttatttcttttctaaaactATTAGatcttctaaaaaattaaaattaattagactTACTTTTTGTCTAAGATCCAGTCAATGTTTTCACCATGCTGATTCAAATATGGGCCTTTAACAAGTTACATTCAGTTAATAAAATGTATATGTTTTGATCCCTTGGTTTTGGCATGTTTTGGCCATCTTATGGGAGattcttttacatttttgaGATCTATGTCAAGCTTTCTTATGCTTGTTGGGTATAGATACATACTGGAGAGAGACTTTTGAATAGTTATTTGTAAGTTTGGTGATATATCCAAGGAAATTAAACTTGGGCTGCTGCAATTGAGCTTTAGCTTAGTCTTAACCATACTGAGAAGAGTTCTGTCAGAGTGACTTTTTGAAGCAATTACTAGTACTTTGAATTTAATTGTGTAGCTGATAATACTCCTAAGGCCTGTCTTATTGTTAGGCTGGCAGTATAATTGAGCTATTTCCTGAGGTGTCACTGGCAGCACTACATATCAAAGCTGCACAAAATGTGGCCTAAGATTGCTGTTTTTACTAAAACTATTTTGTAGTTGCTACTTGCCACTTTCTATTTACTGAAGGATaaccaatttttgttttaatagaGAAAGGTCTATTTATAAATGTTATATTAAGTTGGTTATTTTGTAGAGGCTCTTAATTTGATTGATTGCAaactttgattattttattctatatccCTGAACAAActaggtttttattttctttagcaAATAACAGATGTTGTGATAGAAGAAGCTATGAATTGTGAGTTTGGCATCTAGAGGGTGTTTGATGAAACCTAATACTTgatacttaatgacttaagttgatttcaagttaaattattcttaagttattttattttattttactttttgataagtaaagaaaagaaattgtattaaaaagagGCGCTAAAAAAGCGGCCCAATAAATACAAGAAAGATATACTCACCCCCTTCACAGTTGAAACAAAAAACTGTCCAAAATGATGTACAATAGACAACCCCTCCCTTAAGGGGAATccacccaatcaatgaaatctattaatgtcgaaggaccatcttttataaacaaCTCAGTCTCCGACCATAATAAGTACACAAAAGAACTTTTTAGCCTTTGGATGGACAACATGTTGTCTTCAAAGGCGATTTTGTTTCTTGCCTTtcaaactgtccaaaaaatgcacaagGGGCCCGTTCTCCAaactttcttccatttcttaccCACAAAAGATCCATTCCAACTCAAGAGGGTTTCCCTAACCGAAGAAGGGACCACCCACAAAActccaaaaagagaaaagagcATCTCCCACAAAGCCCTAGTCTTTACACAATGGAGAAGTAAGTGATCTATGGATTCCTCATTTGAATGACAAAGATGACACCTATTTACTAAAGCCCAACCCTCTTCTGAATTTGGTTCAAAGTTAAAGCTTTTCCCCATGAGGCCTCCTAAGCAAAGAAGCTTATTTTTGGCTGAACACAGGAATTCCAAATGATCTTCATTGGGAAGTAAATTGAGGATTCCGATCCTAAGGCTTTATAGAGAGACTTTATAGAGAATTTACCACTCTCCATTGGCGGCCACAAcaccctatcctcctcatccaAATTTACTCTCTTCGCACCCAACCATAACAAAAGTCTCTCCACCTCATCCACCTCtcaatcattgaaaggtctagTAAAATGAGGACTCCAACTCTCCCCACCTTCTGAGACATTCCAAACATCCTTCACCCAAGTCTCTTTGGAAACAGCTAAGGCAAATAAAGAGGGGAAGGACTCACACAAGGGTATgtctccacaccacttatccctCCAAAAACTCACCCTTTGCCCATTACCCACCGCAAAGGAAAGGCTACTACTAATGAGGTGTCAAAgcttcctaattgctttccacaaccccacaccATATCCCTCCCTTACTTCGCAAGAGCACCAACCACTTCGTTCCTCCCCATGCTTCCCCCTTATTACTTGATTCCAAAAGGTCTCTCTCTCATTCGTAAAACGCTAGCTCCATTTGCCAAGGAGAGCCTTATTGAGAATAGCAAGACTGTTAACCTCCaaaccctcttttttttttttatttgaacaaatGGTTGCCCACCTTACCAATTAAGGTTTTCGCTCAAGAGCCCCATCACCCCagagaaaatccctttgaatttgctCTAGCCTCAATCTCATTGACCTAGGTCAGTGAGGAGTATAGACATGAAGTAAATAGGCAGGCTCAACAACGTGCTTCGAATCAAGGTAATTCTCCCACCCTTAGAGATGTATTGTCActtccacatagccaatctCTTATGAAACCTCTCCTCAACTCTATCCCAAGCTACCACGGACTTGAAAGGAGCACCCAATGGCATCCCCAAGTAAGTGGAGGGTAAACTTCCCACCTTACAACCAAGTTCTAAAGCCAAATCCTCTACATTCTCCACTCTTCCCACTAAGATCAACTCACTTTTATCCAAGTTAACTCTCAACCCTGAAatagcctcaaaccacataagtagCCAGTATAAAAAAAGTCATCTGGTTCTGGGATGCCTCGTAGAATAATAAGGTATCATCTGCATCTGCATCTGCAACCCCTTCACCCCCTCTTCCCCTCACTTGACAAGCGGACAAAAAACCTCCTCCTATAGCTCTCTTCAAAAGGCAACTTAGAGCTTTCATCGCAatcacaattatttttaagttaataaattatattgagtcattaagttgatttacaaAGTCATTTCTAACTTTAAGTTACAATATTAAGTTACTTTACCAAATTTacttaatataattaataacttaaattaagttgtcaagtcatattaagtcattaataagttgatttaccaaacactctTCTAATATCATTCTGAATACATGAATGTCAAAAGGAAGATCTTTGCATGCTTGATGGAATTGACCATCAAGGTCACTTTTAAGATGCTTTTGCCCTACGAGCTACATTGCATTAGGTGGGAAATTTATTGGGccataattttcttatttgaatttCCCCTGTGGTTGCACCAGGGGATATCTCAATGATATGGAGATTGATTTTGATGTGTGGCAACCATGGTCATCTTTCAGATCTTGTTTGCTTGTTATGGTTGGCTGATACAACATGAACTTGTTGGATTACAGGGTAACAAGATTCAGGAGCTGAATGGCAAACATTTGTACATGCAAGTGGTATGTTCCTCTGGTTGAATCACCAGTGGGTGATTATAATAATCATTGGTAACATCTGTTTACAATTCCTGTATACTATGCTGGATCTTATTTTGCTCATATGGTCGTTAGCTGATTGACCAATGAAGATGAGAAATCCTTATATTATTAATGTGGTATATGCTAGCAAGGATAggtgtcttttttcttttggtagTTGTCTACCAAAATAATCATCAGATACATTTGCTAAGGTCTAATCATACTTGTGTAGTAAGTTATGCTTTATCCTTTGCAGGGTGCAGGAATGAAGGGTGGTTTTTGTGCTGCGTTGGTTAGCATTTCCTACTAACTTGCAAAGGTTGCTTAAAAGTTCCAAGGATCAAATTTTGGCAGGCGGCTTCAAAGTTTAGTCCCGGTAATGGGTAATGGCCTAGGAGTGAGTAATCAGCTCCAAATTAGACTGTCTTTTGAGTCCTTGTAGAAAATTGTTCACATCCCCATTGTTTATTCAATTCATACCCACCATTGTCTATTTGATTCTGGCTGCTGTGTGCGTGCATATCTTTTAAATGAGATTTGAATATTATTCCATGGTTGAAGATGGCAAGGTGGTTTTCCAGTGTCTGGAATCCTGACTTGCCTACCCACCGGGATGGGAAATATTCACAAGATTTTGGTGCCTTGGTAACTGATATTTTGGCCCCTTTCAACAACTGGGTGAATACAGCAGATTTTCAATGAAGAGACggtggaaagaagaaaagaaaaagcatggAAAAAAGATAGGCTTATTCGTATCTATTATTCTTTCGTTATTTCCCCTCTTCAGTTAGGGCAATCAAATGGGGCTAAAATATCTTTCCTATTGACTATTGGTCAACTCAGGTTCTGTGCCTAAATATCAGCTTGGACCGTAAGTCATTTAATGTGGCTGAGTCTTCGTCCACTAAAATATCCCAGTATGTCCACAGCCCTTAAATTAGAGCTGCCTTTGGCGGGCGCCACGACTATAGCAGCTTTCTTTAGTGCCATCGCATTATTCGCAGAGCGAGGACTGAGGAGTAGTCAGCCTATACGTTCACCAGTACAGCATCCTGGATGGCAAATTGGTCATAAATTTGACATCAAGTCGAATGTATCTGCtgttctttttttctccctGTTTTTACTTCCACCTTGC is drawn from Vitis riparia cultivar Riparia Gloire de Montpellier isolate 1030 chromosome 18, EGFV_Vit.rip_1.0, whole genome shotgun sequence and contains these coding sequences:
- the LOC117906673 gene encoding F-box protein At1g47056-like, yielding MGQSASTSAISSGSSRRGSNHPHRSRSKSMVQIPSMQVEENVQFRQIDEDLDYISDLPDECLACIFQSLGSGDRKQCSLVCRRWLRIEGQTRHRLSLNAHSDLLTVVPSLFSRFDAVTKLALKCDRRSVSIGDDALILISLGCRNLTRLKLRACRELTDAGMGVFAKNCKGLKKLSCGSCTFGAKGMSAVLDNCSALEELSVKRLRGISDGSAVDQIGPGVAASSLKTICLKEQYNGQCFWPLIIGAKNLRTLKLFRCSGDCDNLLQLVANRTTSMVEIHLERLQVSDLGLVAISHFLDLEILHLVKTSECTNAGLVSVAERCKLLRKLHIDGWKANRIGDEGLSAVAKCCPNLQELVLIGVNPTKLSLEMLAANCQNLERLALCASDTVGDAEISCIAAKCLALKKLCIKSCPVSDQGMRALACGCPNLVKVKVKKCRAVTYEGADGLRASRESLAVNLDTGETEHQDASASDGGAQENAVELPPLASQNGAANIASSSSGRSNSLKARLGLLTGRNLVASTLRRWTSSNSSSRGNQRSN